tatattatactttatTTGTCATTGGGTGTTAGCCCAGTGGTCAAGAAATTTTTCACAATGTGGTTTTCTCGTTCGAATCTGTCACATGTAAATTTAGTGAGAGAGCCTAAATAGTGTTATACCCTTTTAACACATGGGGAGCAAATCCTTTAAGCTATTGTCAGGAGTCGAACCGGCGTGGACGCATCCGCGTAGGGGTGCTAGCCATTTATCCGTTGCTGACtttcataaaaaggtaaaaatactTTACTTGAATCACCGAACTAATGAGACAGTTGCGAATATTGAATCTAAACGGCTCTATGAGTCGCTGGTAAAAAACCCAGCAAAGAGTTATAAGTAGTTTTGAAATGAGTTAGCTATTAACTATAACTATCTATATTACCATCAGATTAGTCAAAGTAAAGTAGACTCTTTAAGATAGACCATTTTAAACTCAAACTAAATTTAATCTTAACCATGTAAGTTCATGATTTTAGATAACCACTAGATCATAAAAGAGTAGCCCTCAACCATTTAAAGTTACTCCCATGCCTGTAAAATGCGTTCTTTTACCCCCGAACACCGACAATGCTGGATAGCCCGAGATTAAAATCTCTGAATTCGGGAAAAACTTGTTGTCCAAATGCTAACTCACTATAGTTAAACTTTATCTAAAAGATACTTTATATTTTGcttattttaatgatttatataatttatttgagTCTTTTTAACAAGTagatattgttaaaaaaaaacatgtctcTTTTTATAACGACTAGATAACGAACCGAAAGAAATCAACAGAATTAACTTATTTGAGTTTCACTTATATCTAATACCTTGTCTCATAATCGTTTCAAATATtcattatattttctttatatttatgttataacATATCACATAATACATCACCATGATTCCATGAAAGCCATTATGTCGTAAGCAATTGCTTTATGCTGTTACATGAATACATGACTAGTTTCGCATAATCAAATACATGAGTCATGACTAGCATTTATGGTCTTAATAAGTATATTCACGACTATCATGTGTAGCACCTAGTATATAAATGCACCTTAACATTTAATATTATCCGATTGAAAATCCATAtccatataaaatattatattggtATGATGACAGCAACAGATGAGACGGTGTAATGGTAGTGATGGTGTTGTATTAactgtaaaagtaattgatattaaaAGAGGTGGTGCAACCATTTTAAGGGTTGAAagatctatattgtaaattatttcgtTAAAAATattagggttttgctaaacgaagccccaagggctttcgttaaggtaCATTAActagttgtacatttaccataaaattcaggggtgggcttttaatatagaaatgtataatctttttatgcacgttaagtaagCCCTAAGGTTtttgtttagcatttttctatttaatattattttaaaaagagttttataCATCATCATGATATTAAAGCTTAAAACCCACATTGAATATTACTTATTATTACTAAATGCAGCGTTAAAAGCTGTTattaaaatgattatttgattattttttttttttgaacaactgAAATTTTATTGCCACAAAAAATAATCAGCCAGAAGCTGAACTACACCATAAGGGgaaaatcaacaaaaacaaacattaaGCTATTACATTAAAGCTCTATGAACGTATGAAGTCTTGTTTGAAATTCAAAGGCACAACATGACTTTAACCGATTCGACCATTGTGTTTACGCAGGGCTTAATGTTGTCAAAGACTTGCTGGTTTTGTACTCTTCAAATTATTTGATTGcttttaacataaaatttaaatcCGAACATTTTAAcatagaaaatatttttttttaaattaaaaatgcaaatatgCAACCCTAAAAAATTgcatttaacaattttttacattaaaaaagagGAAAATTAGTAATGTTGATAGATTCTTTTCAAAAACAAtcccaaacatatatatacatagaaaaaaaatatatatacgtagAAAAAATTCCctacaaaatatacatatgaaAATTTGACAGGAGTAATACGGAGTAGTACTTGACTAGTTGTTTCTTTGTGGGGGTCAAAATTTGTCGTCACCAATTTCATTTCCCAATTCTCTTTTTCCATTTTACTACtcacaatttatttttatatatttaaattttattttctatacatacacatatacatacatatatactctAACAAAAACGATCCACCGCCTCACTTATAATTTCGGTacctaattaaaaaaacactcTGGAAATCATTTATAGGgttttataaatcaaaattagggtttctgaTGATCTATTCAACTGGTAagctcttcttcttttttaattgtttttttttttttttcatttcatttttatttccacttgaattttcaattgcttttttagtttcttaacacagacacacacacacacacacacacacacacatatatatatatataattgtaagtttaatttagtgagtgtaaAAATGGAAAGAACAAAGAAGTAAAAGTTTTGGtgtaaaaatagaaataatttgTAGAAGGTGTTAGTTATAAAAGATATACCAAGAGTTTGTGAAGTTGGGTATCGAAATTAAGTTAATTGGAGGTGAAAAGTTGAAATCTTGGTTAGTAAAAATGACAACCCTTGTGTGGTTATGCTAGTCAAGGTTAGCCTTACCTGGTTTAAGTTTGTGTGAAGATAGACTTGGACCTTGTGGATTGGTTGGCCAAAAGCCAGATTTTACCGTTACAAAAATAAAGATTCTGAAACACAAGGGTGGTCGCCTAGTGGTAAACGCTTGGTCTTTAAGGGTGAAATTACCTAGAGGTCCCAAGTTCGAATCCtagataccaaaaaaaaaaaaagaacaaccTTTTGGCCACGGAGGTTCAGCGGGGACGAATCCCGGTTTTTTGCAAAGCGGGTGGTTGCACGGGATTAGTCGGCTCCCAAAGTGGGCCGGGTAACTAGCTTAacccaatattttttttaagattctGTTCTTGTATCAATACCATAAACAGTTAAACACCATCTTCTATCTCTTAAGATAGTCTTGTACATGACTTTTGTTAAGATAGTCGTGTACATGAACTTGGATGAGGTAGTCTCTCTTTGGGAGCATTTTATCCGGTTCAAGTTTGTCTAACAGTAGACTTGGACTTCGTGGATATGTCGTTGGACACCATGGTTACTGAAAGTAGGATCATTTTTTGTATGTCAAAATCATTAATCATTACATCTTTTTGAGCTTGAATTTGTTGAGATTTTGATAATctttaattaaggggctaactAGTAACTACAACAATATGTATCAGATTTTCTCTGCTTGGAAGCTCAGTTTATACCGATTATGATgtaacaaaattttattttgctACTATTGTGTGCATCTTATCTACTTATAACTTGTAAGCTGGTGATGTGTCGCTGGTTTTGATTTCGTGGAAGATGAAGTGCCCGCTTACTTGATAAAGAGGTTATTTGGCTACATACCATAGCAATAAGTTGATAGGAAAGCTGGATACATTTTGATGATTTAAGCCATGATTTAATGATATTCCTTAATTCGGTCAACtgagttatttttttaataattcttTTTATATCTCTGATTGGCAGGGGTAAGAGTTTTACAAGAGGAATGAATGATTACGAAGTGTCATGGTTGTGTTATAGGGTGAACTGATCTTTAAATTTTAGGACGTTCTTGGACAAATATACTTTAGTTAGTCTTGGTCTTTTTGACTTTGTTTAAGTAAATTTAAATTAGGTTTGGTAGGTTATAAAGATGGCTGATGAAACAGTTAAAGATTCTGTATGGACAAGACAGCAGGATATTGCATTTGAACATGCACTTATTACTTACCCTGATGAGGATGCTAAGGATAGGTGGGAAAAGATTGCGGCCGAGGTTCCAGGGGATAAATCAGTGGAAGAGATTAAGAGTCACTATGATTTGTTACTTGAGGATTTGGACCGGATTGAGTCTGGTGTCGTTCCTTTGCCTTTATATAGTTCCTCTTTGGACGACTTAGAAAACCAAGCAGGTGACGGTGGAACCAGTAAGAAAGGTGGAAATGCTGGTCAAAATGCCAGTGAATCTCATCATGGTGGCAAGGCCTCAAAGGCAGATCAAGAGCGTCGGAAGGGAATTGCTTGGACCGAGGATGAGCACAGGTATTTTCTCAAGTATATactacttttatctttttgaCTTTCCTGAGTGTTATGACAGGTATcacttattatttatttatacgaGTTTGTAATTAGAGGTGTTCTATTAGTAGTATGGAATTTATTGATGTTTGCATCCAGAATTACTGGCTGTACATTATGATTTTGTGTTATGGCTTAGTTGCTCAAGGTTCTTGTCGACCAAATCACTTTTGGAACTAACAAGGTTAAGCTACTTTGTAGTAGAACTCATAAGATTGTTTAGGGATCTGTATACACATTATCTTATAATGATTAGTATATAGATGCGAGAATCCCCCctttatatagtagtaattACATATGAGAAACTACTTTTCATGGGTTATGCTACAGATTATCTTGTAGCACAAGCTAGTTTTCATAGGTGTTTATAGATGCGAGAGTCCTCCCCTGTATTTAGTAGTATTTACATATGAGAAACTAGAGATTAAATCTTTGTTTTAGAATTCAGAAGTTTTAGGTCCTAGTATGAGATTTCTACTAGAAGTCTATGTCATAAGAATTTCCGAGGAATATACATGATACAAAAGTGTCTGAAGTAGCCAACCATTAACATCTTTATTCAAACCTCATCTTTGAGTCCCTAAAGTTGGTACTTGCTTATGTTTGATCAGATGAGCCCTTTTATGAGTGCAAACTTGGAGTGATATACTACAGGTCTGACTGGTCCTATATAAAGTAACTAATTTTGAGGACCCTTGAGGGGATGCATCAGATCTAAATAGGTAGCAGGGTAATTAGATACCTAAGGTTTGGTTTCTTATTCGTGGAGTAATTGATATGACATGGTTTATGGTGTCCTTCATAGGAAAATACATCTATGTGTAGACATGGTAAACACTTGATTTGTGTGACCAGACCTACAAAGTGATTTACAAATGTTTATCTTCATCAAAATCTACTAGTTAAACTTTATTTTGATGACTTTCCAGTGGTCACAAAAGCTGGTTCACTTCTCTGGTGGCCATCATTTATATCTCTATGTATTGAGATGATAAACATGCAAATATTTCATTTCCAGTTGATGATTTTTGAGTGAATAGTAGTTCAAAATTTGGGATATATAGATTTCAAGAGATATTATGTGAAAGTTAGGGCAATTTGTACAAGCAGAGTATCTAGCATGCCAGTATTAAGGTTCAGGTAGCATGCTATTGGAACAGCTGCTAACATactatatatagtgatatgttCATGCAAACATGATTGTATGCAAACATGATTGTATGCACATATTAACAGCCTAGCTTCTGTTGAAATCCAAAACAAAATAGAACTGTTGAGTTGTACTCCAAGTATTTTCTGTAACTTTCTTGACGATTTTGTATTGTCTTGAAATAGTGAATTCCCTTACTTGAACTTATTAGTCCTTGGACGGAACTTATGAGTTCCTTGATGAGGAAACTAGGTATAGCAGTTTCAGTTTGTTTAATGCTTCCTCTGTATCCCTCTCGACCATAAATATTAACAAGACATGATAATATGTACACACATGTAAATATCTAGATACATATGCATGCATATGTACATATGTATTCTTTGTATACGTATGTATGTATCACTTTATAAGGCGGGGGACGTTTTAGAAGTAGGCTGTCTTAGGATCATACCCCCCTCATATACTGCACATTAGTGAGATTGGGTGTCGTTGCTATTGTATGTATGTTATGTTATAAGTAACTAATAACATATAGAAGTTTACAACCCTTACTAATAACATATAGAAGTTCATTGCAACCCTTATCTACTTATTATAGGTATACATGTGTGTGTACGGGTATTCTCTTGTGAATACTCATTCTAGTCCACTTTTAGTTTCAcgtattgaaaatttgaaatatgaCATTAACATCTACAGGTTCtatttcttgttatttacttttttgttatGGGCCAATGCAGATTATTTCTTCTTGGTTTAGAAAAATATGGGAAAGGTGATTGGCGCAGTATATCTAGAAATTATGTGGTGACCCGCACCCCCACTCAAGTTGCAAGCCATGCACAAAAGTATTTCATTCGCTTGAACTCCATAAACAAAGATAGGAGGCGATCAAGCATCCATGACATCACCAGTGTCAACAATGGAGATGTGTCGGTGCCCCAACCGCCAACAAACGATTCCCCTGCAGGAAAATCAAGCAAACAAACCACAGGTGTCAACATGTATGGTGGAACCACAATTGGTCAACCAGTAGTAGGAACACCTGTAAATCTTGCAGCACCACCAGCCATGGGTTATGGTGTGGGAACCCCAGTTGTCCCGGGTGTACCGCCAAACTTGGACCCTAGGGCATCTCGTCACAGGTGAAGAAAAATGTAATTGTACAAACAGTAGCTAGGTTTGTATTTTGTGGGTGATAGTAAGTAGAAATGATTTTGCAGAAGTTTCATGAGATTAGTTCCATCttaatattttgattatatTCTCGAATAAGACATAGGGGAATGAATGCTTTGCTTATATGTATGTTATGATTGGTTACACAGCAATGCACACATCATTATGCTCCGTTTGTATGAATGCCATGCCGTCAGAGTTTGGTCAAGTGATGCCTTTGTTACTGTATAAGCATTGATCCTCGACATGAGGGTCGTTTCACACAAAGCTTCTGGTCTGTCTGAattgaataaataaagtagGCTGGAAAAATGCATTGTGTCATTGCAGTAAAGTACTCAGTAATTGAGCAAAGTACCTAAGATAACCCATATTCTGTACTATACCTAAGATAGCCCATGTTCTATACTTACAATGAGCATACATGATACAAAGATTGCATTTATACACAAGCCTGAATCGTGTATGTGGTGCAAGATCAGAACGAGATTGAATTATTTTAGCTAGATGTTTTAATCCATTCCAAGTGTGACAACTTTATGAAATGTTTATAGACGTACCCAAGATATGCATTCAAATCGCAAAAGGTGACATCAGATTTCAAGGTGCTCAACTATTGAAGTAGATTATCGATAGTGCAAGTAGTGGCATTAGCGGTCCTTTTCTTGACGATATGCATATGCCTCTTTGTAAAGTTGAACCGCTTCCTGTACCATTCTTAGAGATCTATAGCCATATTGACGATGTATTGTAGATGACAATATCAGGTTCGGGTCTATACTTACAGTAAAAAACTGCTTATTAGAGTGTTATGGATGTAGATAATGGGTTCAATAGATTTTGACAGAAGTCTTCCCTGTTTTTTAACGCCTTTTGCTTTTCCTCTttaaataaatttctttttttccagaaaaaatAATTCACATGAAAAATGTTTCAGATTACATTATCTTAAAGGTGTTAAGGTTGATTAATCACTATTTACAACTATAACTTAAAGCAAGATTAAGCAGATTGCACGTCTTCTTTCTTCCCTGCAAGAATCATTGAGATTTGCAGACCTCTGCTGAATGCTTGGTTGAAAAGAAGCCTTGTCTGAAACTCGGATACAAATGGGAACCACGATAATATAACAATGGGCATAAATATTGCCAATCCCATTACGCACTCAAATGCACGTCCCAACTCCTTTATTGAATCCCAAAATCCTATAGCCTTTACAAAGGGTCTGCATGCTTGCCCAATCTTCATAATCACCATAATAAACCAACATTAGCAACAGATAAGGTCTAATATGGCTTAACAAAAGTGGGAAAATGGGCAGGGTAGGTTATCACTTTCTAAAACTAATTATTCGACTCCGGTTTTTTGTCTATAGGTTACAAGAAAATCACTTTGTGATATTTTTGACTCTCTTTTAGCTAAATTCTTAGTATATGATACGAAACTGTCACCTCTACCTAGTAACGTTTAGTAAGAGCATAAAAGAAGCTTACCAAGAGAAATGCCCACCCCGTTGGCAAGAAGGCAAGAAAAGCAGCAAAGATGTCGCTCATAGTGAGGCCACACACAACGAATAAGACAGTTACAATTGATAGGAACCCAATGAAAAGAAGAGCCTTTAAAATCCTAAACATGAGTTGAAAATCTGTCCCAAATCTTCGTCTACCCATCGAGACCATCTGGTAATCACAGTACATATTCAATTAGACCATCGTCGGAAAGTTATGTGTGAAACTACTGTAACAAATCCAATAGTAAGATTGAATACAACTTTTCAGAATAAAAACACCACATATTCGAAACAAGAGATATAAAAATTCATCTATGTACCTACAGAGGTAATCTTAAAAACCTCACATACTATAGATAGTAAGTTTGTACGCACATCCAAAACCCCCATAAATTTATACTACTATGACAACAGTTACTCTTAGAAAAATCTACGTTTTGCGTACCTTCAAGCTAAGAAGAGCTGTTATCATGACTAACCAAGAAAGCCCATACACCTACAAATAAAAACATTGCAATGGAAAATGATGAGCACAAATCACAGAAATATGGAACAAACTATAAGTGGCCATTTCAAACTGTATGGATAAATGTGTCAATAAGGTTCATTAACTGTATCAGGTAAAATGGGTAAACTTCAAAAATTAGCTAAAATAAACCGGAATAAAATGTTAGTGGGTCTGCCTGACCTATTTTGACCTGTACTAAAATACTCCCCATATTGACCTGTTAGTAGACCCAtctgacccacccattttgccacatcTAGAACAGATACAAAGATGAAAGGAGAACATATGAAATAACGGTACCAGAATACTTCTGCTGCCACGAGCAATGTTTAGGTGATACACAAGTCCATACTGATAAATGAAGAACCGAAACGCAAGTATAATTTCCATAAGTCTACCCCTTATATTTGTATGCTTTAAATGTTCCTGTTCCGCGTCCCACCATGATTCCCAACTTTTATCTTGTGCAATCCCAATGCCGCCACGATTCCCCATCCACCTCTTCCAATCCGTCCAATCTTCTACTGTCTTCTGCCAGTCAAATCCCGAAGGGTTGAAAACAAAAGGAGCAAACAACCACGACGATACCAAAAACCATATGGAGAAAGTAATGAACAAATATAAATCTGAAGTACGGTATGATTTCCCATAAACTTGATATATAACTAATAACATAGTTAACTCGATCCCTTTCACAAAGTGACTTCGTGAATATAATCTGTAATTATCTGCAAACTTTGCATGGAAGATAACAAACCCACGACCTGTGGCCCGATATTTTGAACCTccatgtaaaattgtttttccATAGTAGTGCACTTTTGTTCCAAGTTGGAAAGTGAAAAACACAGAGGCTAGTTGAAGTTGCATTATGATTAAATCACCAAGGGCTTGACGAAATCCCCTTTCTAAACCAACTTCCATTGCCATTGGAAGGACTAGAAGTAATCCTAACTGAAAGACGGATTGTGTCGCTAAAGCCTCTTCTAGCGCTCTGTTGCCATTGATAGTTGCATTttccatgatttttttttcgAGTCCACTTAAAACCATATACACCCGTCCATATAAGAAGACATAAACAACAAGTACTGTAACCTGAAACATAAGAATCAGAACATGAGATAATTATATTCAAGTAATAACAATAGTTGCAAGGAAATAACAATAGGGATAATATACAACTTGTGAGTTTGAGTCCTATTGAGGGCAAATGTGCAATAACAGCGTGAGGTGTGAATATTTTTCTTTAGAAAGTAAATGGAGGTGGCCTATTTGAAAGTTTTCGCATATATCTATTGTCGCTTTTTGTATATTATCCCCTAAAACAGTAAAATTCATCATGTACCATGCTGCTAAAGTAGAATCCAACTGTGGTAAAGTAGAACGACAACATCCT
The sequence above is drawn from the Erigeron canadensis isolate Cc75 chromosome 4, C_canadensis_v1, whole genome shotgun sequence genome and encodes:
- the LOC122595685 gene encoding transcription factor SRM1, producing the protein MADETVKDSVWTRQQDIAFEHALITYPDEDAKDRWEKIAAEVPGDKSVEEIKSHYDLLLEDLDRIESGVVPLPLYSSSLDDLENQAGDGGTSKKGGNAGQNASESHHGGKASKADQERRKGIAWTEDEHRLFLLGLEKYGKGDWRSISRNYVVTRTPTQVASHAQKYFIRLNSINKDRRRSSIHDITSVNNGDVSVPQPPTNDSPAGKSSKQTTGVNMYGGTTIGQPVVGTPVNLAAPPAMGYGVGTPVVPGVPPNLDPRASRHR